In one window of Halorubrum sp. BV1 DNA:
- a CDS encoding HalX domain-containing protein, producing the protein MSEQSPLVLVVEDEPDLADLYAAWLSDDYSVLTAYGGQEALDQIDEADDDVDAILLDRRMPGLSGDEVLAAVRERGIDCRVAMVTAVEPDFDILQMGFDDYLVKPVTSDTLRETVDGLLRRGEYDTDVQELFSLTSKKAILETEKSATELADNEEYQDLTERIENLRSKADNSLEAVTEDDDFERLFSEFDVEE; encoded by the coding sequence ATGAGTGAGCAATCGCCGCTCGTCCTCGTGGTCGAGGACGAGCCCGACCTGGCCGACCTGTACGCAGCGTGGCTCAGCGACGATTATAGCGTGTTGACCGCGTACGGTGGTCAGGAAGCGCTCGATCAGATCGACGAGGCCGACGACGACGTGGACGCGATTCTCCTCGACAGGCGGATGCCCGGTCTCTCCGGGGACGAAGTGCTCGCAGCCGTCAGAGAGCGCGGGATCGACTGTCGCGTGGCGATGGTCACCGCGGTCGAGCCGGACTTCGACATCTTGCAGATGGGATTCGACGACTACCTCGTGAAGCCGGTCACGAGCGACACCCTCCGCGAGACGGTAGACGGCCTGTTGCGCCGCGGCGAGTACGACACGGACGTACAGGAACTGTTCTCGTTGACCTCGAAGAAGGCGATACTAGAAACGGAAAAGAGCGCCACGGAGCTGGCGGACAACGAGGAGTACCAAGATCTGACGGAGCGTATCGAGAACCTCCGATCGAAGGCGGACAACTCGCTTGAAGCGGTGACCGAAGACGACGACTTCGAGCGGCTATTCTCCGAGTTCGACGTTGAGGAGTGA